Proteins encoded in a region of the Malaciobacter mytili LMG 24559 genome:
- a CDS encoding FkbM family methyltransferase, with amino-acid sequence MLENILNNEKFNRVVKARDGYLLYNKNDIYIGKSIEEYGEFSYHETALFEQICKEGDVVIEIGANIGAHTLSLSKLVKQKGVILAFEPQRVVFQTLCANLALNSITNVHTFQMALSNEEGYVAIPEIDYSKQGNFGGISVDKFKVGTPVKKEKLDSFKDKISRLKLIKIDVEGMEKEVIEGSKEIIQKFKPFLYIENDRQENSKELIQLVKSLGYRLYWHLPTLFNKNNFAKNENNIFKNIVSVNMLCIHKDFNINVEKMTEITDSSFHPMAKGKK; translated from the coding sequence ATGTTAGAAAATATATTAAATAATGAAAAATTTAATAGAGTTGTTAAAGCAAGAGATGGATATTTACTTTATAATAAAAATGATATTTATATAGGAAAATCTATTGAAGAGTATGGGGAGTTTTCTTATCATGAAACTGCACTTTTTGAACAAATTTGTAAAGAAGGTGATGTTGTTATTGAAATAGGGGCTAATATTGGAGCTCATACTCTTAGTTTATCAAAGCTAGTTAAACAAAAAGGTGTTATTTTAGCCTTTGAACCTCAAAGGGTAGTTTTTCAAACATTATGTGCAAATTTAGCATTAAATAGTATTACAAATGTGCATACTTTTCAAATGGCTTTATCTAATGAAGAAGGATATGTGGCAATACCTGAAATTGATTATTCAAAACAGGGAAATTTTGGTGGTATTAGTGTAGATAAATTTAAAGTTGGAACACCCGTAAAAAAAGAGAAACTTGATAGTTTTAAAGATAAAATCTCAAGATTAAAACTAATAAAAATTGATGTAGAAGGTATGGAAAAAGAGGTTATAGAAGGCTCTAAAGAGATTATACAAAAATTTAAACCTTTCTTATATATAGAAAATGATAGGCAAGAAAACTCAAAAGAGTTAATACAATTAGTTAAATCTCTTGGATATAGGCTATATTGGCATTTGCCTACTTTATTTAATAAAAACAATTTTGCAAAAAATGAAAATAATATTTTTAAAAATATAGTATCAGTAAATATGCTTTGCATACATAAAGATTTTAATATAAATGTGGAAAAAATGACTGAAATAACAGATTCATCTTTTCATCCAATGGCAAAAGGTAAAAAATGA